A genomic region of Saccopteryx bilineata isolate mSacBil1 chromosome 1, mSacBil1_pri_phased_curated, whole genome shotgun sequence contains the following coding sequences:
- the RAB1B gene encoding ras-related protein Rab-1B: MFAAARRGRGLWGGAATILEREAEQSRQGATERAVAAAMNPEYDYLFKLLLIGDSGVGKSCLLLRFADDTYTESYISTIGVDFKIRTIELDGKTIKLQIWDTAGQERFRTITSSYYRGAHGIIVVYDVTDQESYANVKQWLQEIDRYASENVNKLLVGNKSDLTTKKVVDNTTAKEFADSLGIPFLETSAKNATNVEQAFMTMAAEIKKRMGPGAASGGERPNLKIDSTPVKPAGGGCC, encoded by the exons ATGTTTGCGGCTGCGCGTCGCGGGCGGGGCCTCTGGGGCGGAGCGGCCACCATCTTGGAACGGGAGGCGGAGCAGAGCCGACAGGGAGCGACCGAGCGGGCCGTCGCTGCCGCCATGAACCCCGAATA tGACTACCTGTTTAAGCTGCTTTTGATTGGTGACTCGGGCGTGGGCAAGTCATGCTTGCTCCTGCGGTTTGCT GATGACACATACACAGAGAGCTACATCAGCACCATCGGGGTGGACTTCAAGATCCGAACCATTGAGCTGGATGGCAAAACCATCAAACTTCAGATC TGGGACACAGCTGGTCAGGAGCGGTTCCGGACCATCACTTCCAGCTACTACCGGGGGGCTCATGGCATCATTGTGGTGTACGACGTCACTGACCAG GAATCCTATGCCAATGTGAAGCAGTGGCTGCAGGAGATCGACCGCTATGCCAGCGAGAATGTCAATAAGCTCCTGGTGGGCAACAAGAGCGACCTCACCACCAAGAAGGTGGTGGATAACACCACAGCCAAG GAGTTTGCAGACTCTCTGGGCATCCCTTTCCTGGAGACAAGTGCCAAGAATGCCACCAATGTTGAGCAGGCGTTCATGACCATGGCTGCTGAAATCAAAAAGCGGATGGGGCCTGGGGCCGCCTCTGGGGGCGAAAGGCCCAACCTCAAGATCGACAGCACCCCTGTGAAGCCAGCTGGTGGCGGCTGTTGCTAG
- the CNIH2 gene encoding protein cornichon homolog 2: MAFTFAAFCYMLTLVLCASLIFFVIWHIIAFDELRTDFKNPIDQGNPARARERLKNIERICCLLRKLVVPEYSIHGLFCLMFLCAAEWVTLGLNIPLLFYHLWRYFHRPADGSEVMYDAVSIMNADILNYCQKESWCKLAFYLLSFFYYLYSMVYTLVSF; encoded by the exons ATGGCGTTCACCTTCGCCGCGTTCTGCTACATGCTCACCCTGGTGCTGTGCGCCTCCCTCATCTTCTTTGTCATCTGGCAC ATCATAGCCTTTGACGAGCTGCGGACCGACTTCAAGAACCCCATCGACCAGGGGAACCCAGCGCGGGCA CGCGAGCGTTTAAAAAACATCGAACGCATCTGCTGCCTCCTGAGGAAG CTGGTGGTCCCAGAATATTCCATCCACGGCCTCTTCTGTCTGATGTTTCTGTGTGCAGCAGAGTGGGTGACCCTGGGCCTCAACATCCCCCTCCTCTTCTACCACCTCTGGAG gTACTTCCACCGCCCCGCGGATGGCTCTGAGGTCATGTATGATGCGGTCTCCATCATGAATGCTGACATCCTCAACTACTGCCAGAAGGAGTCCTGGTGCAAACTCGCCTTCTACCTGCTCTCCTTCTTCTATTACCTGTACAG TATGGTTTATACGCTGGTGAGTTTCTAA